From Rhizobium tumorigenes, the proteins below share one genomic window:
- a CDS encoding FMN-dependent NADH-azoreductase, with protein sequence MSSILLLTSSPRSDSLSTQIATELAEKLKAQAPGATLVHRDLTATALPHIDEVFTTAIRTPADGRTAAQNEVTKTSDLLTQELLAADTLIIGTGMINFSIYSSLKSWIDNIARAGLTFKYGETGPIGLTSGKKAYIVLASGGIYSSGPAEALNHATPYLKSILAFIGVTDVETVVVEGLAYGPEAAEKAIAAARTRSDELAAAA encoded by the coding sequence ATGTCCTCCATCCTTCTCCTGACATCCAGCCCACGCTCCGATTCTCTTTCGACCCAGATCGCCACTGAACTGGCCGAAAAGCTCAAGGCACAGGCGCCCGGCGCAACGCTTGTGCACCGCGACTTGACGGCGACGGCGCTCCCACACATCGACGAAGTGTTCACAACCGCCATTCGCACCCCAGCCGACGGCCGCACTGCCGCGCAGAATGAAGTGACGAAGACGTCAGACTTGCTGACCCAAGAGCTGCTTGCCGCCGACACGCTGATCATCGGTACCGGTATGATCAATTTTTCCATCTACTCGTCACTGAAGAGCTGGATCGACAACATCGCCCGTGCCGGCCTGACCTTCAAATATGGTGAGACCGGCCCGATTGGCCTGACCAGCGGTAAAAAGGCTTATATCGTGCTTGCCTCCGGCGGTATCTATTCGTCCGGCCCGGCCGAGGCGCTGAACCACGCCACGCCCTACCTGAAGTCGATTCTTGCCTTCATCGGCGTCACCGACGTCGAGACGGTGGTGGTCGAAGGCCTCGCCTATGGTCCTGAAGCGGCTGAGAAAGCCATTGCAGCTGCCCGCACCCGTTCTGACGAACTGGCGGCGGCTGCCTGA
- a CDS encoding DMT family transporter: MKPAATAGNLGNAVMLGVVLMLFGDLLFAVNDAVGKWLLASFALGQVLVMRSLGSFIVLIPMIARQGPSALLDVRQPGLLLGRAVMATADVSLFYAAVAYLPLADVITFYMAAPIYVAALSHFLLGERIGWRRWLAVGVGFAGVVIALRPSTAMLSLPSLFAVAGSVGFALTIISSRYLRSTRDTVLVTSQTLVVMVVGIILSVSDWREAGLDIWIAMLFLGIVGTCAHLLLTRALKLAPASLLAPLQYTLLLWAVVFGFVFFGDVPDAQLLAGAAIIVFAGLFIFHRKNLKGEDIRQAIPLDGR; encoded by the coding sequence ATGAAGCCTGCAGCAACCGCCGGGAATCTCGGCAATGCCGTGATGCTCGGCGTGGTCCTGATGCTTTTTGGCGACCTTCTCTTTGCCGTAAACGATGCCGTCGGAAAGTGGCTTCTTGCGAGCTTTGCTTTGGGCCAGGTACTCGTGATGAGGTCGCTGGGCTCATTCATCGTCCTGATACCGATGATAGCACGGCAGGGGCCGAGCGCGTTGCTGGATGTTCGACAACCAGGCCTGCTGCTCGGCCGAGCCGTCATGGCCACTGCGGACGTCTCCCTGTTCTACGCGGCGGTGGCCTATCTGCCACTCGCCGACGTGATCACATTCTATATGGCGGCACCGATCTATGTCGCTGCTCTGTCGCATTTCCTCCTGGGCGAGAGGATCGGATGGAGGCGTTGGCTTGCTGTCGGGGTCGGGTTTGCCGGTGTGGTGATCGCTCTGAGGCCGTCGACCGCGATGTTGTCCCTGCCTTCTTTATTTGCCGTCGCCGGGAGCGTCGGTTTCGCTCTGACCATTATATCTAGCCGCTACCTTCGATCGACACGCGACACCGTTCTTGTCACCTCGCAAACGCTGGTGGTCATGGTCGTGGGCATAATCCTGTCGGTCAGCGACTGGCGGGAGGCCGGGCTTGATATTTGGATCGCAATGCTTTTCCTCGGTATTGTCGGTACGTGCGCCCATCTTCTGCTGACGCGTGCACTGAAGCTCGCTCCGGCCTCGCTGCTTGCCCCGCTGCAATATACACTCTTGCTGTGGGCGGTCGTGTTCGGGTTTGTGTTCTTCGGCGACGTTCCTGACGCCCAACTTCTCGCTGGCGCGGCGATCATCGTCTTTGCCGGCCTGTTTATCTTCCACCGAAAAAACCTCAAAGGCGAGGACATTCGGCAAGCCATTCCTTTGGACGGACGCTGA
- a CDS encoding LysR family transcriptional regulator, whose amino-acid sequence MLPKPTLDQLQVFLAVAEAGSFSAASRSLNRAQSVISYTIANLEAQLQVGLFERSGARQAKLTDAGAAMLEDARRILSDLEVMRARVRSLKEGLEAEVAAAISVMVPTALMVEVLREFRDRYPSVSMRLNVGELGAVMELVSSGQSTIGIGGAIFKQDDSLVVERIGHSFLMPVAAANHPLAAIDRPLTIADVREEVQLVVTDSTAMTKGRDFNVLSYRTWRVSDVATKHHLVRGGLGWGGLPASLIREDLLSGRLVHLDLEAYEQGEYPIYAIRKLAHPPGPATVWMVDAFRSRLTTCPSRTDFMEGRMPFDRPEDAIAAE is encoded by the coding sequence GTGCTTCCCAAACCGACATTGGACCAATTGCAGGTATTCCTGGCCGTCGCCGAGGCTGGTAGCTTCTCAGCCGCCTCCCGCTCCCTCAACCGCGCCCAGTCGGTGATCTCTTATACGATCGCCAATCTCGAGGCACAGCTTCAAGTCGGGCTGTTCGAACGCTCCGGCGCCCGCCAGGCAAAGTTGACCGATGCCGGTGCCGCCATGCTCGAGGATGCCCGCCGCATCCTCTCCGATCTGGAGGTCATGCGCGCCCGCGTCCGCAGTCTCAAGGAAGGGCTCGAGGCCGAGGTCGCCGCAGCCATCAGCGTCATGGTGCCGACCGCCCTGATGGTCGAAGTGCTGCGGGAGTTCCGCGATCGTTATCCGTCCGTCTCTATGCGTCTCAATGTCGGCGAACTCGGAGCCGTCATGGAACTGGTCTCCAGCGGTCAATCGACGATCGGCATCGGCGGTGCGATCTTCAAGCAGGACGATTCGCTGGTGGTCGAGCGCATCGGCCATTCCTTCTTGATGCCGGTCGCCGCCGCCAATCATCCGCTCGCCGCCATCGACCGGCCGTTGACGATCGCCGATGTCCGCGAAGAGGTGCAGCTTGTCGTCACCGATTCCACGGCGATGACCAAGGGGCGTGATTTCAACGTTTTATCCTACCGGACTTGGCGCGTCAGCGACGTCGCCACCAAGCATCATCTGGTGCGGGGTGGTCTGGGCTGGGGCGGGTTGCCGGCGTCGCTGATCCGCGAGGACCTGTTGAGCGGCCGCTTGGTTCATCTCGACCTCGAAGCATACGAGCAGGGCGAATATCCGATCTATGCGATCCGCAAGCTTGCCCATCCGCCCGGTCCGGCGACCGTTTGGATGGTCGATGCGTTCCGCTCGCGGCTGACCACCTGTCCGAGCCGCACAGATTTCATGGAAGGCCGGATGCCCTTCGACAGGCCGGAAGACGCCATCGCCGCGGAATGA
- a CDS encoding L,D-transpeptidase family protein has protein sequence MQRFPIPCAALSLLSSLLLTGPTVAAPTNPAKPPSTTQGDATQVAAVYPAPARRVARIAPQIETSALAALFDPVAAGQAKVFHEMAELQVPMNIDIADTVEAYYSQPKAKLIWVDGKGPTLKAAQAISLMKQAGDWGLSPEDYSLPATFEALPAGSDERTKALALFEVSLSSKMLMFLQDNFRGRIDPNQLSHYYDFKRKPVDLKATLAQLSTLPELMPVFERLLPGNPKFTQLALELHFLRTSEQRPDTSTDINKVIVAMEEIRWLPQQFPQRYVFINQPAYMTYYNENDATALSMKAVIGQQDHQTNFFEGSIKTVEFNPDWGVPQSIIHNEMLPHLKRHPAYLDKEGYVVSVKGKQMPSAKVDWSQPLENISVVQPPGPDNALGQLKILFPNAHAIYMHDTPARGKFASQDRMFSHGCVRLENPRAMAAAVLNQPVDFVSQQIQGGEKKDMPVPEQIPVFVAYFTAWPNTQGTVEYFDDIYGRDAQTLTAMSATTASRTQP, from the coding sequence ATGCAACGATTTCCGATTCCCTGCGCCGCGCTGTCCTTGTTGAGCTCGCTACTCCTCACTGGACCTACCGTTGCAGCACCGACGAACCCGGCCAAGCCGCCTTCGACGACGCAAGGCGACGCAACTCAGGTCGCGGCAGTCTACCCAGCGCCAGCGCGCCGGGTCGCTCGCATCGCGCCGCAAATCGAGACGTCTGCCCTCGCCGCTTTGTTCGATCCTGTCGCGGCCGGTCAGGCAAAGGTCTTTCATGAGATGGCCGAACTGCAGGTGCCGATGAATATCGACATAGCCGACACTGTCGAGGCTTATTACAGCCAGCCAAAGGCCAAGCTCATCTGGGTCGATGGGAAGGGACCAACGCTGAAGGCGGCGCAGGCGATCAGTCTGATGAAGCAGGCCGGCGACTGGGGTCTGAGCCCAGAAGACTATAGCCTGCCAGCGACATTCGAGGCATTGCCGGCAGGCTCGGACGAGCGGACCAAAGCCTTGGCGCTTTTCGAGGTATCGCTTTCCAGCAAGATGCTCATGTTCCTGCAAGACAATTTCCGTGGTCGCATCGATCCGAACCAGTTGTCGCATTACTACGATTTCAAGAGGAAGCCGGTCGACCTCAAGGCAACGCTGGCCCAGCTATCCACTTTGCCCGAGCTGATGCCGGTTTTTGAAAGATTGCTTCCTGGAAACCCCAAATTCACGCAGCTCGCCCTGGAACTTCATTTCCTGCGGACATCTGAGCAAAGGCCCGACACCAGCACCGATATCAACAAGGTGATTGTCGCGATGGAGGAGATCCGCTGGCTTCCACAGCAATTCCCACAGCGCTACGTCTTCATCAATCAGCCGGCCTACATGACCTATTACAACGAGAACGACGCAACGGCGCTTTCGATGAAAGCCGTGATCGGGCAACAAGATCATCAGACGAACTTCTTTGAGGGTTCGATCAAGACGGTCGAGTTCAATCCCGATTGGGGGGTGCCGCAATCGATCATTCACAACGAAATGCTGCCCCATCTGAAACGCCACCCCGCCTATCTCGACAAGGAGGGCTATGTGGTGTCGGTGAAGGGCAAGCAGATGCCTTCCGCGAAGGTCGACTGGTCACAGCCGCTCGAAAACATTTCCGTCGTCCAGCCGCCGGGCCCGGACAACGCACTTGGGCAATTGAAGATCCTCTTTCCCAACGCGCACGCCATATACATGCATGACACGCCGGCTCGTGGAAAGTTCGCGTCGCAGGACCGGATGTTCAGCCATGGCTGCGTACGCTTGGAAAACCCCCGCGCCATGGCTGCCGCCGTCCTAAACCAACCCGTCGACTTCGTCAGCCAACAGATCCAGGGTGGCGAGAAGAAGGATATGCCGGTGCCCGAGCAGATCCCTGTCTTTGTGGCCTATTTCACCGCTTGGCCGAATACGCAGGGGACTGTCGAATATTTCGACGACATCTATGGACGGGATGCGCAGACGCTGACAGCCATGTCGGCGACGACCGCGAGCCGGACCCAGCCCTGA
- a CDS encoding DUF4142 domain-containing protein, with amino-acid sequence MNRTLKAALMSVAIFSASASYSMAKMPASADTAAPAMSVDKASFVKVVTSSNEFEIESSKLAAQKAKDADVKDFAKKMISDHTAAAEGLKKAARLGDGAPVLSPKHAAMLELLKGATDQEFEPLYIDMQTSAHMEAVTLFATYAKGGDDAAVKAFAKKTLPKLEMHKMHVLGLVAAH; translated from the coding sequence ATGAACAGAACACTCAAAGCAGCCCTTATGAGCGTTGCCATTTTTTCCGCTTCCGCTTCGTATTCGATGGCTAAGATGCCAGCGAGCGCCGATACGGCGGCCCCAGCGATGTCCGTAGACAAGGCATCCTTCGTGAAGGTGGTCACCAGTTCCAATGAGTTCGAGATTGAATCGAGCAAGCTTGCCGCGCAAAAGGCCAAGGATGCCGATGTAAAGGACTTCGCCAAAAAGATGATCTCCGACCACACCGCGGCAGCCGAAGGTTTGAAGAAGGCCGCTAGGCTCGGTGATGGCGCACCTGTGCTGTCGCCGAAGCATGCAGCCATGCTGGAATTGCTCAAGGGCGCGACCGACCAGGAATTCGAGCCGCTCTACATCGATATGCAGACGTCGGCGCACATGGAAGCCGTTACGCTGTTTGCCACCTATGCCAAGGGTGGGGACGATGCGGCAGTGAAAGCTTTCGCCAAGAAGACGCTGCCGAAGCTCGAGATGCACAAGATGCATGTTCTCGGGCTCGTCGCGGCACACTGA
- a CDS encoding DUF2934 domain-containing protein, with protein sequence MNTDRDELLRKNAYHKWEAEGRPDGQHDKHWRDAEREFSTVAEEELTDKEAHRGDAPTPSTELPKVGEFSSVNK encoded by the coding sequence GTGAATACCGATCGCGACGAATTGCTTCGCAAGAATGCGTATCACAAATGGGAAGCGGAAGGCCGACCAGACGGCCAACATGACAAACATTGGCGCGACGCTGAGCGCGAGTTTTCTACGGTGGCAGAGGAGGAACTGACTGACAAGGAAGCCCATCGGGGTGACGCTCCCACTCCGTCCACCGAATTGCCAAAGGTCGGCGAGTTCTCGTCCGTGAATAAATAG
- a CDS encoding cupin domain-containing protein, translating into MRTRQILLAQSGWIPNNKTLPVLIYDNAVGAADAPETFERLFSDNGWQGIWHNGVFDYHHYHSGAHEVLGIASGNARLQIGGPGGETLDVQAGDCLVLPAGTGHMNLGSSYDFRVVGAYPPGQSADILTSAPSKEQQVRIDRLPLPQTDPLQGATGALISLWHRGSD; encoded by the coding sequence ATGCGAACAAGGCAGATACTGCTTGCGCAGAGTGGTTGGATCCCAAACAACAAAACACTGCCAGTCTTGATTTATGACAACGCTGTAGGTGCCGCCGACGCGCCCGAAACCTTTGAGCGCCTTTTCTCGGATAACGGTTGGCAAGGCATTTGGCATAACGGGGTGTTTGATTATCACCATTATCACAGCGGCGCACATGAGGTGCTCGGGATTGCCAGTGGGAACGCCCGATTGCAGATCGGCGGGCCAGGCGGAGAGACGCTGGACGTCCAGGCCGGAGATTGTCTCGTGCTGCCGGCTGGTACGGGACACATGAACCTCGGCTCTAGCTATGATTTTCGTGTCGTCGGCGCATACCCGCCGGGGCAAAGCGCAGACATCTTGACGTCGGCACCTTCCAAGGAACAGCAGGTTCGGATCGACCGATTGCCGCTCCCTCAGACAGATCCCTTGCAGGGAGCCACCGGCGCGCTGATTTCGCTATGGCATCGCGGCAGCGACTAG
- a CDS encoding methyl-accepting chemotaxis protein yields MAFLQNAKIRIKILSVLIPICVIAAGGVLLMSRNFQKADDNYSDLISQDEVATVAMARASQRVAAVSYNAYQILAYSSKDPEMAGLNDDYIQNRKTLFEFFVAAKAHAQDDAPSVDTLVNAANEIVAITDEAVKAGLADDNDRAKSLLKQADVKVKEEILNVRGWIEHKNKSVEDQSNALTAVTEDTIFYTLTTLGLVFAAALAAGLVVSSRGITTPIVKLKSRMEALARGETEEPIAGLERGDEVGQMAAAVAVFRDNAIERIRLEREAQSNRTLSEQERAEREAQKTQDAEATRLAVDSLGTGLGELSSGNMSYRIETAFVSHLDGLRKNFNGSMDKLQHTLRAVAANAQAIDAGANEIRAAADDLSKRTEQQAASVEQTAAALEEITTTVKDSTKRAEDAGQLVGRAKLGALKSGEVMRDAVAAMQGIEKSSSEISNIIGVIDEIAFQTNLLALNAGVEAARAGEAGKGFAVVAQEVRELAQRSAQAAKEIKALISTSGSQVKNGVELVGRTGQSLEQIVKEVEEIDQNVRAIVEAAREQSTGLAEINTAVNTIDQGTQQNAAMVEQSTAASYSLTKEVAALNELLGQFNLRTSLVSLVSTASPGSRGASPSVAASGRGAQGKPAHGGVAPFASPARSLRSKLAGAFSGATQAVATANESWEEF; encoded by the coding sequence ATGGCCTTCCTTCAAAATGCGAAGATCCGCATCAAGATATTGTCAGTGCTGATTCCAATCTGTGTGATCGCGGCCGGCGGCGTGTTGCTGATGTCACGCAATTTCCAAAAAGCCGACGACAACTACTCAGACCTAATTTCGCAAGACGAAGTGGCAACGGTTGCTATGGCTCGAGCAAGCCAAAGAGTCGCAGCCGTCAGCTACAATGCCTATCAGATCCTCGCATACAGCTCGAAGGATCCGGAGATGGCAGGCTTAAATGACGATTATATCCAGAATAGAAAGACGCTGTTCGAATTCTTCGTCGCGGCAAAGGCGCACGCACAAGACGACGCTCCGAGCGTGGATACTCTCGTCAATGCCGCCAACGAAATTGTTGCCATCACAGACGAAGCCGTGAAGGCGGGTTTGGCTGACGACAATGATAGAGCGAAGTCGCTGTTAAAGCAGGCGGACGTGAAGGTCAAAGAGGAGATCCTGAACGTTCGTGGCTGGATCGAGCACAAAAACAAGAGTGTTGAAGACCAAAGCAACGCGCTAACGGCCGTCACGGAGGACACCATCTTCTATACATTGACGACACTCGGCCTGGTTTTCGCTGCCGCGCTTGCTGCAGGACTTGTTGTTTCGTCGCGCGGCATTACCACGCCCATTGTCAAACTAAAGAGCCGCATGGAAGCTCTGGCGCGCGGAGAAACCGAAGAGCCTATTGCTGGGCTGGAACGCGGTGATGAAGTCGGCCAGATGGCTGCAGCTGTCGCCGTGTTTCGCGACAACGCTATCGAGCGCATCCGCCTTGAACGGGAGGCGCAATCCAACCGTACCCTGTCAGAGCAGGAGCGAGCAGAGCGAGAGGCCCAGAAGACGCAGGACGCCGAAGCTACTCGCCTGGCCGTCGACAGCTTGGGAACTGGATTAGGCGAGCTTTCCAGCGGCAACATGTCTTACCGCATTGAGACGGCGTTCGTTTCACATCTCGACGGGTTGCGGAAGAATTTCAATGGCTCGATGGACAAGCTTCAGCATACCCTGAGAGCCGTTGCAGCTAATGCTCAGGCAATCGATGCCGGCGCCAACGAGATCCGTGCGGCCGCCGATGATCTGTCTAAGCGCACGGAGCAGCAGGCCGCCTCCGTGGAGCAGACGGCCGCCGCACTGGAAGAAATCACGACGACGGTGAAGGATTCCACCAAACGCGCTGAAGATGCGGGGCAGTTGGTCGGGCGTGCGAAACTGGGTGCGTTGAAGTCGGGCGAAGTCATGCGCGACGCAGTTGCCGCCATGCAGGGCATCGAGAAGTCCTCCAGCGAGATATCCAACATCATCGGAGTCATCGACGAGATCGCCTTCCAAACAAACCTGCTGGCGCTCAATGCCGGCGTGGAAGCCGCACGAGCAGGTGAGGCCGGCAAGGGATTTGCTGTCGTTGCGCAGGAAGTGCGCGAGTTGGCGCAGCGCTCCGCCCAAGCCGCCAAAGAAATCAAGGCGCTGATCTCGACATCTGGATCTCAGGTTAAAAATGGTGTCGAACTTGTGGGACGAACTGGTCAGTCGCTTGAACAGATCGTCAAGGAAGTTGAAGAAATCGACCAAAACGTCCGTGCTATCGTGGAAGCGGCACGCGAACAATCGACCGGGCTGGCGGAGATCAACACGGCTGTGAACACGATCGATCAGGGCACCCAACAGAATGCGGCGATGGTTGAGCAGTCGACGGCCGCCAGCTACAGCCTTACCAAGGAGGTGGCTGCGCTGAACGAGCTGCTCGGCCAGTTCAACCTGAGAACCAGCTTAGTTAGTTTGGTATCAACTGCATCCCCGGGTTCAAGGGGTGCAAGCCCCTCAGTTGCTGCCTCTGGGCGCGGCGCTCAGGGAAAGCCCGCCCATGGGGGGGTGGCGCCATTTGCGTCCCCGGCCCGATCCCTGCGCTCGAAACTTGCTGGTGCCTTTAGCGGCGCCACTCAGGCAGTGGCGACGGCCAACGAAAGCTGGGAGGAGTTCTAG
- a CDS encoding ArsR/SmtB family transcription factor: MATRRYQHVLDIQQAAALLDAMANANRLHILDILSRTEMSVGHLAKTIGVSQSVLSQHLAKLRNANLVQRRRDAQNVYYSCPSKPVVKLLDILAESFEGEHEGARRNA, encoded by the coding sequence ATGGCTACGAGACGATACCAACATGTTTTGGATATCCAGCAGGCCGCTGCACTTCTCGATGCCATGGCGAACGCCAACAGACTTCATATTCTCGATATACTGAGCCGCACCGAGATGTCTGTCGGGCATCTCGCCAAAACCATCGGCGTCAGCCAGTCTGTTCTGTCACAACATCTTGCAAAGCTTCGCAACGCCAATCTCGTCCAGAGGCGCCGTGATGCGCAAAATGTCTATTATTCGTGCCCTTCCAAGCCGGTCGTCAAGCTTCTCGACATACTTGCCGAGTCTTTCGAAGGTGAGCATGAAGGTGCCCGCCGCAACGCCTAA
- a CDS encoding alpha/beta hydrolase yields MHMKRLVAPLAALLLSSTIAVPVFAQEMAKPSAEMQAVLDKLTDLGSKPFATLTVPEARTQASAADAAKAVQWDKRISSNPEAQVTTKDIAIPTQDGKLAARVYIPGGKGPFPVIVYYHGGGWVVADLNVYDAAPRGLALGVNAVVVSVEYRHAPEHKFPAAHEDAWNAYEWVTKNIQQLNGNAHKIAVAGESAGGNLAANVALMAKEKKTRQPVYQLLVYPVAGNDMDTPSYKENADAKPLGKADMAWFVKNTFASMDQTSDPRLNLVGRTDLAGVAPATIITAQIDPLRSEGETYAAKLKDAGVQVDAKTFPGVTHEFFGMAKVVPQAKEANDMAIADLKSAFDKAK; encoded by the coding sequence ATGCATATGAAGAGACTTGTCGCCCCACTTGCAGCGTTGCTGCTGTCATCCACCATAGCCGTCCCGGTCTTTGCCCAGGAGATGGCCAAGCCATCGGCCGAGATGCAGGCCGTCCTCGACAAGCTGACCGATCTCGGCTCCAAGCCATTCGCAACGCTGACGGTGCCAGAAGCCCGGACTCAGGCAAGCGCTGCCGACGCCGCCAAGGCTGTCCAGTGGGACAAGCGCATCTCCTCTAACCCCGAGGCCCAGGTCACCACCAAGGACATCGCCATCCCGACGCAAGATGGAAAGCTCGCCGCCCGTGTCTATATCCCAGGCGGCAAAGGCCCATTCCCGGTCATCGTCTACTACCACGGCGGCGGGTGGGTCGTTGCGGACCTAAACGTGTATGACGCCGCGCCGCGCGGTCTCGCCCTCGGCGTGAATGCTGTCGTCGTCTCCGTCGAGTATCGTCACGCTCCGGAACACAAGTTTCCAGCAGCCCACGAAGACGCCTGGAACGCCTACGAGTGGGTCACCAAGAACATCCAACAGCTGAATGGGAATGCTCACAAGATCGCCGTGGCCGGCGAAAGCGCCGGTGGCAATCTGGCCGCCAATGTTGCCCTGATGGCAAAAGAGAAGAAGACAAGGCAGCCTGTCTACCAGTTGCTCGTCTACCCTGTTGCCGGCAACGATATGGATACACCGTCCTACAAGGAAAATGCCGACGCCAAGCCGCTTGGCAAGGCGGACATGGCCTGGTTCGTCAAGAACACGTTCGCCTCGATGGATCAGACGTCCGATCCCCGTCTGAACCTGGTCGGCCGTACCGACCTGGCGGGTGTCGCGCCCGCAACCATTATCACGGCGCAGATCGACCCATTGCGCTCTGAAGGCGAAACCTACGCCGCAAAGCTGAAGGACGCCGGCGTTCAGGTCGATGCCAAGACATTCCCCGGCGTCACGCACGAATTCTTCGGGATGGCCAAGGTCGTGCCGCAGGCGAAGGAAGCCAACGACATGGCAATCGCCGATCTGAAGTCCGCCTTCGACAAGGCAAAGTGA
- a CDS encoding 2'-5' RNA ligase family protein, which yields MKTRKPLILTARIADEDLQPFDVLRRRHFPSDRNFLRAHLTMFHRLPGEHLEEVLLHLGRASRDASAISADVTGLRHLGAGVAFAVDSRELQSTRSSLKSAFAPWLNSQDMQKWQPHITIQNKATRAAADALCKKLGETFHPHSIEITGLDVWQYLGGPWKHEASVLFAEASE from the coding sequence TTGAAAACACGAAAACCACTCATCCTGACCGCGCGGATAGCCGACGAAGATCTCCAGCCATTCGACGTTCTGCGAAGACGGCATTTCCCTTCGGATCGCAATTTTCTTCGCGCTCATCTAACGATGTTCCACCGTCTGCCGGGAGAGCATCTCGAGGAAGTACTACTACACCTCGGCCGCGCATCACGAGATGCCTCCGCCATTTCCGCCGACGTCACTGGCCTTCGTCATCTGGGCGCGGGTGTGGCCTTCGCCGTCGATAGTCGGGAACTCCAATCGACACGCAGCAGTCTGAAATCGGCCTTCGCGCCATGGCTGAATTCGCAGGACATGCAGAAATGGCAACCGCACATCACCATTCAGAACAAAGCTACACGGGCCGCCGCCGACGCTCTCTGCAAGAAGCTGGGGGAGACCTTTCACCCCCATTCGATCGAGATCACAGGACTAGACGTATGGCAGTATCTTGGCGGCCCGTGGAAGCATGAGGCCTCCGTCCTCTTTGCCGAAGCTAGTGAATAA